TGTAGGCGAACATGCCGGCCAGGGCGAGGGCGAGGCCGCACAGCGCGACGCCCCGGGCCCCGAGACGGTCGGTCAGCCGCCCGGCCGGCGGCATCGTGATGATCGCGCCCACGCCCAGCGGGGCGATGAGCAGGCCGGCGTCCAGGGCGTCCGCCCCTCGGGTCATCTGCGCGTACAGCGGCACCAGGATCGTCAATCCCGCCGAGGCGGCCGAGTAGAAGAACAGGGCCGTGACGGCTGCGCCGAAGGGACGGTTGCGGAAGACGCGCAGGTCGAGCAGGGCCCGCTCGCCGTCGCGCAGGGACCACGCCGTGAAGGCCGCCATCAGCGCGACCCCGCCGGCGAGCCCGGCCACGGCGCCGGGGCCGGCGAGGCCGTCCTCGCCGCCGGCCTGCGAGCATCCGTACACGAGCGCGGCCAGGCCGGGGGAGAGCAGCGCGAGGCCGACGACGTCCAGCCGTCCCGCCGCGCCGCGGTCGCCGCCGGACGGCATGAGCCACGCCGCGAGCGCGAGGGCGAGGCCGCACAGCGGCAGGTTGACGAAGAACATCCAGCGCCAGGCCAGGTGGTCGATGATCACCCCGCCCAGCACGGGACCGAGCACGGGCGCGAGCATCGCGGGGACGGCGACCACGGCCATGGCCCGGCCCATGCGCCCGGGGCCCGCCGCCCTGGCGATCATGGTCTGGCCGACCGGCATGAGCAGCCCGCCGCCGACGCCCTGCAGGACGCGGAAGGCGATGAGCGACGGGGCCGACCAGGCGAGCCCGCACAGCAGCGAGCCCGCGGCGAACAGGGCGAGCGCGGTCAGCCACATCGTCTTGGCGCCGAAGCGCTCGACCACCCAGCCGGTGATCGGGATCGTCATGGACAGCGCGAGCGTGTAGCCGGTCACCACCCACTGGATCGTGGACAGCGAGGCGCCGAAGCTCCTGCCCAGCGTGTCGACCGCGACGTTGACGATCGTGGTGTCGAGGATGGCCGCGATCGCGCCGAGCGCCACGAGCGCGGCCAGCCGCCGCAGCGCGGGGTCGAATCCCGTCGGCGGGGTGCCGGTGGTCGTCGTCATGCAGAGCCCTCCCGTACGCCGTATCGGTTCTCGTACACTGTAGCGGCAAGACCGTACACTGTAGCGCTTAGCGCTACGCCGTACACTTGGGCTGTGGAGACGACCGACGAGGGGGCGCGCGTCCCGGTGTGGGCGCGGGAGACGCCGCGGCGCAGGCCCGCGCTCACCCGTGAGGCCATCGTGGACGCCGCCATCGCCCTGGCCGACGCCGAGGGCCTGGCCGCCGTGTCCATCCGCAAGGTCGCGGCCGAGCTGGGCGCGCGGGCGATGAGCCTCTACTCCCACATCGAGCGCAAAGAGGACCTGTTCGACCTCATGTACGACCAGGTCGTGGCCGAGTCGCACATCGAGGAGCCCCAGCCGGGCTGGCGCGAGGGCGTGCTCGCCGTCGCCCGCGCCACCCGGGCGACGATGCTGCGCCATCCCTGGATGATCGACCTCGCCTCCCAGCGGCCCAGGGTCGGGCCGAACGGCCTGCGCCACGGCGAGCAGTCCCTGGCCGTCCTGGCCGGCGTCCCGCTCGACGTGGCGGGCAAGTGGCGCGTCATGACCGCGGTGGACGACTACGTCCTCGGGCACGTGATCCGCGACGCCCTGGAGGGCCGGTCCGGGCATGGCCGCATGACGCGGGAGGAGCGCGACGAGGTCTTCCTGCCCTACGTCATGGACATGGTGCGCGGCGGCGGCTATCCCAACCTCGCGCCGCTGCTGGAGCGCGGCGTTCCCGTGGCGGACGACAACTTCGAGCGCGGCCTGAAATGGCTGCTCGACGGCCTGGCCGCGGATCTGTCGCTGCCCTGAGCCCGCCGGGGTGTCCGCATCCGGACACTACGAATGGTGAGCGATCAATCGCGATATGACATCCAATCGGGATATCAGCGGCCATAGTCAGAGGGTTCGGTATTTCTCCGAGACCGAAAGGCTCCAATGAGATCCCTCCGGCATCCTCTCGCCGTCGTCGCGACGGCCGTCATGCTGGCCGTCACCGTCGTCGCTTCCTCCCTCTTCGCCGCCCCCGCGCTCGCCGACCCGCCCGAGGTGGCGCTGTCCTTATCGTCCGCGCAGGTCCAGGCGGGCGACCCGGTGACGGTCACCGTCACGGTCACCAACGTCCACTCCTTCACGGTCCTGAACGCGGCGGCACGCGTGTTCACCGCCCCCGCGGCCCTGCCGTCCTACGCCACGCTCACCGGATGCGCGGGCGCGGCGGGTCCCTGCACCACGGTCACGGACGGCGGCGGAACCCCCGTCGGCTTCCAGGCGCCGGTCGGCGCGCTCTCCGGGGGAGCCTCGGCCACCGTCACCTTCACGCTGTCCGTCGCGCCGGACGCCGCGCCGGGGGAGCGGACGTTCCAGGGCGAGCTGCGCGGCTCGAACTACGCCTCCGAGCTCGTCACCGGACCGGTGCTGACCGTGCTCGCCGAGGCCGACGCCGCCGTGGCCCTCACCGCCACGCCCCGGCTCGGCCTGCTCGTCCCGAGAATCGAGTTCAAGGTGCGGGTCACCGGCAACGGGCCGGGCGCGGTGCGCGACGCGACCGTCACGACGACGCTGCCCGCCGGGCTCACCGCCTCGCCCGGCGACTGCGCCGCCGGCCAGGGCGCCGTCACCTGCGCGACGGGGACCGTGCCCGCCGGGTCCTCGGTGACCAGGACGTTCTCCGTGCCGCTCGGGCTGCTCACCATCGGCGTCCCCTACACCTTCACCGCCACCCGCACGGCCTCCGACCCCGTGGACCCGGTGAGCGCCAACGACTCCGACCGGGTGCGGTGCACGGTGGTGTCGGTCGTGCTGGTGACCTGCGACTGACATACGACCCGCCGGGGACCCTCTCCGGTGGCGCGCCGCGGAGGGGTCTCCTCGGGGGCGGGACCGAGGCGGGCGGCCGATACCCTACCTGCCATGTTCCCGAAGACCCCGGTGTCCCGGCCCGTGCCGAGCCGCGAGGACGCCCGATGATCGGCGGCCTGGCCACCGCGCTGATCATCGGCGCGTTGCTGCTCGCCGCGGTGTGCGTGATCGTCGCGATCAGGAACAGGGCCATGGGGGTCGTGCTGCTCGTCGGCCTCGGGGTGCTGGAGCTCGGGCTGCTCGTGCAGGCGGGCATCGGCGTGGCCAAGGTCGTCGGCGGCCAGAGCCCGCACGAGACGGCCACGTTCATCGGCTACCTGGCCGGCACCGTGGTCATCCCGCCGGTCGCCGCGCTCTGGGCGCTCGCCGAGCGCACCCGCTGGGGGCCCGCGGTCGCCGCGGTGGCCTGCTTCGCGATCCCGGTCATGGTCGGGCGCCTGCTGCAGATCTGGCAGGGGACGCCGTGACCGCCGCGCCGGTCGGCACCGGACCGGGGCGCCTGCTGGTGGCGGTGTACGGCATCTTCGCGCTCGCCGCCGGCGCCCGCGCGGGCGTGCAGATCGCCACCCGGTTCGACGAGGCGCCGCTGGCCTACGCCCTGTCGGCGTTCGCCGCCGCCGTCTACGTCGTGCTCACCGTCGCCCTGGCCAGGGGCGCCCGCCGGACGGCGCTGGCGGCGTGCGCGATCGAGCTGGCCGGAGTGCTGATCGTCGGGACGCTCAGCCTGGCCGACCCGGCGGCGTTCCCGCACGCGACCGTCTGGTCCGGGTACGGCAGCGGGTACGTGTTCATCCCGCTGGTTCTGCCGCTGGTCGGCCTTTTTTGGCTTTTGCGGACCCGGCGGCCTGATTAGAGGGGACGACGGCGGGCAGGGCGATTTCCCGAGGCCACACGAAGGTCACACCAGAGGGAGGGAGCCCTGATGAGCACGATCGAGCACTCCGTCGACGTCGCCGTGCCCGTGCGCACCGCGTACAACCAGTGGACCCAGTTCGAGAGCTTCCCCGAGTTCATGGAAGGGGTCGAGTCGGTCAAGCAGATCGACGACACCCGTCTCGCCTGGACCGTCCAGGTCGCGGGCGTCCACCGCGAGTTCGAGGCCGAGGTCACCGAGCAGCGTCCGGACGAGCGCGTCGCGTGGCGCTCGCTGGAGGAGCCGCGCCAGGCCGGCGTGGTGACCTTCCACAGGATCACCGACGACACGACCCGGGTCATGCTCCAGATGGAGTTCGAGCCCGAGGGGCTCGTCGAGCAGGTCGGCGACAAGCTCCAGCTCGTCCGCATGCGCGTCCACGGCGACCTCGAACGCTTCAAGAAGTTCGTCGAGTCCAAGGGGCACGAGACGGGCGGCTGGCGCGGGGAGGTCCCGGCGCCCCTCGACGGCGACCACAGCGCCGCCGCGCGCACGGCGCCCCACGGTGACGTGCTGCACGGCACCGGCGCGACCGCGCCCGACCCCGCCTACGACCGGGCCGGCGCCGCCTACGGCGAGCCGGTGCCGCCGCAGCCGGTCCAGCGCGACTACCCGCCGGAGACGACGCTCCCGGCGCCCGGCAGCGGCCCGGTCTCGCCGACGGGCGACCCGCGCTGGGACGACGAGCCGCCGCTCAAGCCCGAGCGTCTGGCCTGACGACGCGGGCGCCCGGCACCACGGGCGCCTGAGGGGGGCGCGAAGGAGTGGGGGGCGGGGCGACCCGCCCCCTTCGCCGTTTCCGGGGTCGGTCAGCGAATGGCACAGCAGGAGTAAAGCGGACTTATCGGCGTCTGATACAGTAGCGGACATCCAATCATCCTATGAATCGTCCAGCCGCTGAACAGGAGGACCGATCCCGCCATGAGCGTGCTCACCCCCTTCGCGCCCACGACGCGCGGGCCGGGAAGAACGGGATCGCTTCCCTGGCTCATCGTGCTCGGCATCGTGCTCGCCGCGCTCAACCTGCGCACGGCCGTCACCAGCGTCGGCCCCGTCCTCGACCAGGTCAGCCGCTCCCTCGGCATGTCCGGCGTCGTGACGGGACTGCTCACCTCGCTGCCGGTGCTGTGCTTCGCGGTGTTCGGCGTCGTCACCCCCGCGCTGGCCCGCCGCGCCGGCGAGCACCGCCTCCTGCTGGTCGCGCTCGTCGCCCTCGGCGCCGGCCTCCTGGTGCGCGTCGCGGTCGACTCCTCCTGGGTGTTCCTGGCGGCCAGCGTGCTCGCCCTCTCCGGCGGCGCGGTCGGCAACGTGCTGATCCCGACGCTGGTCAAGCGCCACTTCCCGGGACGCGCCGGCGCGATGATGACCGTCTACACCACCGCCCTGGCCGTCGGCACCATGCTCGCCGCCGCCGCCACGATCCCGATCGAGCGCGCCGCGGGCGGCGACTGGCACGTCGCGCTCGGCGTCTGGGCGGCGCTGGCGGCGGTCGCCGCCGTTCCCTGGCTCGCTCTCCTGCGCCGCGAGCCCGCGCGCGCCCCCGGGCGCCGCGACGCCGGGCCGCGCGCCCTGGTCCGCAGCCGACTCGCCTGGGCCGTCGCCGGGTACTTCGGCACGCAGTCCCTCCTCGCCTACGTGATGTTCGGCTGGCTCGCCCAGATGCTCCAGGACCGCGGCTTCAGCAGCGCCGGGGCCGGGACGTGCCTCGCCGTCTTCTCCGCGCTCGGGATCCCGGTCGCGCTCGCCGTCCCCGCCGTCGCGGCGCGGCTCGCGAACCAGCGGCCCATGATCGCCGGGTTCGCCGTCCTCTACGTGATCGGGTTCGCCGGGCTGCTGGCGGGGCCGTCCGCGCTGCTCTGGCCGTCGGTGATCCTCGTCGGCGTCGGCATGGGATCCTTCCCGTTCGCGCTGACCCTGCTGACCCTGCGCACCCGCACCGCCGAGGCCACCGCCGCGCTGTCGGCCTTCGGGCAGAGCGTCGGATACCTCATCTCCGGGGCGGGCCCGATCGTGGTCGGCGTGCTCTACTCCGCCACCGGGGGCTGGACGCTGCCGTTCGTCCTGCTGTTCGCCGTGGTCGCGGCGCAGGTGCTCACCGGGTGGTACGCGGCGGGGAACCGCATGCTCGAAGACGAGGCCCGGTAGGGCCCGCCGCCGTGCGACCGCGGGCCCACGCAGTGGTCAGGTTCCGATAGACTGGGCCCGCATTCGCAAGGGGCTATAGCGCAGCTGGTAGCGCGCCTCCATGGCATGGAGGAGGTCTGGGGTTCGAATCCCCATAGCTCCACTCTCGCGAACCACTCGATACCGCCCCCCCCGAGGGCGGTATCGCCGTTTCAGGGGAAGGGCCGGAAGCGTGGACCGAACCAGGGTGCTGGTGCGGCGCGCCCTTCCCACCGACCCCGCCGTCCGCGCCTCCGCCTCCCTGTTCGTCACCGAGGCCGAGCGCCAGGGCCTGCGCGCCGATCGCCGCATGCTGTACGTGGGCACCGAACCCGCGAAGGCCCGCGTCGCCGCCGCGCTGCGCGTCGCGCCGGGCGAGGAGGTGCTGGCGCGCCGAAAGCTGCTGCTCGCCGGCGGCGTCCCGGTGCGCGTGGCCACCAGCTACTTCCGGATCGACCTCTTCGGCGGCACGCCCCTGAGCGACCCCGGGTTCGTCCGCCCCAGCCTGCAGGCCGGCATCGAGGCGCTCGGCCACCGCTTCGGCCACGCCGAGGAGGAGCTGATCGCCCGCCCGCCCGAGGACCACGAGGCGGCCACGCTGGAGCTCGCGCCGGGGGAGTGGGTCGTCCAGATCGTGCGCACCGGCCACGACACCTCCGGCACGCCGATCCACACCCTGGAGACGATCTGCGCCGCCTCCCGGCACGTCTTCACGATCACCCAGGTCGCCGGCGCCGACGAGTTCTAGCCGGCGGGGAAAACCCGTTCGCCGTGCCGGGGCGCGCCTTGAAACACTGTCCGGCATGTCCTGGACCTTCACCTCGCGCCTGGAGGAGTTCCCCGAAGCCGCCGCGGCGTGGCTGCGGGCCGATCCCACGCGCAACACCGTGCCGCTGACCGTGCTGAGCCGTCTGCGCCACGGCCTGTGGGCCGACGACCCCACCCTCGGCTGGCTGACCGACGGCGGCGATGTCCGCGGCGCCGTCATCCACACCCCGCCCTATCCCGTGCTGCTCGGCGACATCCCGCTCGGCTCGGTGGCGGCGCTGGCCGAGACGCTGCGCGGCCGGCCGATCTCCGGCGTGAGCGGCTTCAAGGAGCAGGCCGAGGCGTTCGCCGCCGCCGTCGGCCTCGCCGAGTCGAGCCGCATGGTCCAGCGTCTCTACCGGCTCGGCGACCTGCGGCCGCCGTCGTCCACCGGCACGTCGCGCCCGGCCGACGAGGCCGACGCGGGGTGGGTGGCCTCCTGGATGCGCGACTTCATGGCCGAGGCCGAGCCCGAGAACGCGGGCCGCGACTTCCTGCCGGAGATGCGGCACCGGATCGCCCAGGGCGAGATGGTGCTGTGGGTGGACGCCGGGCGGCCGGTCGCGATGGCCGCCTTCTCCCGCCCGATCAGCGGCATGTCCCGGATCGGGCCCGTCTACACGCCGCCGGGGTCGCGCGGGCGCGGGTACGGCTCGGCGGTGACGCACGCGGCCACCCGCGCGGCCCAGCGGGCGGGGGCCGATCTGCTGCTGCTGTTCACCGACCTCGCCAACCCGACGTCCAACTCCATCTACCAGAACCTCGGGTACCGCCCCGTCAGCGACTACGCCTCCATCGCGTTCGCGCCCCCGGCGTAGCGGCGCACGGCGGCGGCGTAGCGCCCGCTGAAGAAGCTCTGCGCCAGGACGGCCACCGGCCACCCCAGGCGGCTGTACCAGCGGCCCGGCCGGGTGAAGGCGGCGACGGTGAAGACCAGTTCCCCGCCGGGGCCGGCCTCCAGCAGGAAGGACTCCTCGCCGCACTCCGGATGGCCCGGGAGCGTGCCGTAGGCGAACCCGGCGCGGTTCTCCTCCTCGACGGTCCAGATGACCCGGCAGGGGGCCGTCAGGGCGAGCGGGCCGATCCCCAGGCGGTTCACGACCACCGCGCCCGGCGTCGCCCGGGGCGCGGTGGCCCGGGGCCGCAGGCCGAGCGCGGAGTGCACCCGCCAGGTCAGCAGGGCGTCGGCCGCGCGGCCGAGCGCGGACGCCTCGCCCACGGTGTACCGGCGCCGCAGGTGGTGGTAGCCCGGCGGGAGGTCTCGGGCGCGGGTGGCCCCCACATCGGCGTAGGTCGGTCGCGCGGTCAGGTAGCGCTTCGGGTCCATGACGCTCTCCATCTCCCAAGGTCTCCAGGGGTTTCACAGGGGCCGCAGCCTGCGCCAGGCGGCCACCCCGCACAGCGCGAACCCCGCGGCGTTGCACACGCCGTGGGTGGCGGCCATCCACGCGATCGACGGGTGGGGGAGGCCGGTGGCCTCGCCCAGGGCCCAGCTCAGCGCGAGCAGCATCGTGGCGGACAGGACCGCGGCCGAGACGGCGAGCAGAGCGCCCGTCAGGCGGTCCCCGGCGAGGCGCCGCACCTGCGTCCAGGTCAGCAGGCCCACCAGCCACATGCCCGCAGTCAGGACGATCGCACCCGCCAGTTCCGCCCAGTCGCCGACGAAGTAGCCGGCCAGCACCAAAGCCGTCCCGCAGGGCACCGTCAGCGCGGCGGCCCTGGAGGCCCTCCGCTCCCCGGTGGCGCGGCACACCAGGCCCGCGACCAGCGCGGCGGCGAACCCGGCGTAGTGGAAGTGCGCCACGGTCAGGGCCAGGATCGGCGGCTTGAACCCCATCAGCGGATGGCCCGCGCGTTCCCAGAGCAGTGACACGCCCGCGACCGACGGGGCGGCGAGCGCGGTCAGCACGGCGACCTCGCGTGGCGACGGCAACCGCCGGCGCAGGCGCGTGGCCGCGTGCGCGGCGAGCACGGCGGTGGCGAGCGCGTAGGGGACGGCGAGCGCGACGGCGCCAGGACCGCGGGGAAGCCAGAGCGAGAACGCGCCCGGCACGGCCCCGGCGATCCAGGTGATGCGGACCGCGCGCGGGACGTCGACCAGCCGCAGCCCGAGAGGGACCACGATGAGCATGCCGGCCATGATGATCACATTGACCAGGGGGACCATGCCGCCTCCGGTTGAACGTGTTCAAGACACTTCTGACGGCACGGTATCAGGGCGCGGCGCGCGGGATATTCCGGGGTCGCATTATGGGCGGCGATGCCGCCCGGGAAGGGCGGGTGATACGGACATTTACGACATAAGACGCGCGACTCATGTTTCTTCGTCTATACTGTTAACTCCACATCATGACTCCACTTGACTTTGTGAGTGGTATCACCCTATTTAATGGAGAGGCAGATACTCCTCCGGCGTTGGGTGGACGGAATGGCTGTGGGACGCTCGCGCCCGGTGCATCGGGCGGCGCAGGCCGAGGCGTTCGACAAGATCGGCGACAGGTACGACGAGGCCTTTCCTTACAAGGGCGGTCAGATCGCCTCCACGGAATGGATCCTGCGCAAGCTCCGCCCCGGCGCCCGCGTGCTGGACGTCGGCTGCGGCACGGGCGCGCCCACGGCGCGGCAGTTCATCGAGGCCGGCTGCGAGGTCACGGGCATCGACATCTCGCCCGTCATGCTCTCCATCGCCGCCCAGAACGCGCCCGAGGCCGACCTGCACCTGCTGGACGTCGTCGAACTGGACGACACGCTCGGCCGCTTCGACGCGGTCGCGGCGTACTTCTCGCTGTCCATGCTGCGGCGCGAAGAGATCATGGCGTCCCTGCTCCGCCTGCACGAGGTCCTGGTCCCCGGCGGCTGGCTCGGCCTCGGCATGGTCGAGATGGACATGGACGACGCGCCGGTCCGCGTCCTCGGCACGCCCATGCGCATGACCGGCTACGGCCGGGCGGCGCTGCGGGCGGTCGTGCAGGAGGCCGGTTTCTCGGTGCGCGAGCAGATGGACCTGGCGTACGTGCCGGCCAGCGAGAACGACCCCTTCGAGATGCAGCTCTTCCTCAACTGCCGGAGGAACACCTTCTGACCGCGGCGCGCCGTGCCCGGCCGCGCGGCCGGTCATGTCAGGGCCGGTCCTGTCAGAGCCGGTCATGTCAGGGCGGCGAACACGCCGGCCCCGATGAGGGCGACCGCCCAGGCCAGGTCGAGGTTGAACCACGCCCGGCGCAGCACGGACACGCCGAGCCGCTCGTACACGACGACCGCGAGCGTGGCCGTCACGGCCAGCATCGCGGCGGTGTGCACCCCGGCGGCCGTGAGGGTCTCGCGGCTGAGCGCGAGCGCCGCCCGCTCATGGCCCGCCAGCGTGACCGGCAGCAGCATCAGCCCCGCGCCGTGCGCGGTCGCCATGAGGAACGACCACCCGGCGAGCTGCCACCCCGTGACGCGCATGCCGACCCAGCGAGGGTGGCGCCGCCGCAGCAGCTTCCACAGGCCGAACCCGCACACCAGCGCCGCCACGCCGTACGACACCGCCCGCGGCGGGGTGGCCATCCGGACGGCGGCCACGAGCGCCAGCGTGACCAGCACCGACCCGGCGTGCCCGAGCACGAT
The Sphaerisporangium krabiense genome window above contains:
- a CDS encoding TetR/AcrR family transcriptional regulator translates to METTDEGARVPVWARETPRRRPALTREAIVDAAIALADAEGLAAVSIRKVAAELGARAMSLYSHIERKEDLFDLMYDQVVAESHIEEPQPGWREGVLAVARATRATMLRHPWMIDLASQRPRVGPNGLRHGEQSLAVLAGVPLDVAGKWRVMTAVDDYVLGHVIRDALEGRSGHGRMTREERDEVFLPYVMDMVRGGGYPNLAPLLERGVPVADDNFERGLKWLLDGLAADLSLP
- a CDS encoding UTRA domain-containing protein — protein: MDRTRVLVRRALPTDPAVRASASLFVTEAERQGLRADRRMLYVGTEPAKARVAAALRVAPGEEVLARRKLLLAGGVPVRVATSYFRIDLFGGTPLSDPGFVRPSLQAGIEALGHRFGHAEEELIARPPEDHEAATLELAPGEWVVQIVRTGHDTSGTPIHTLETICAASRHVFTITQVAGADEF
- a CDS encoding GNAT family N-acetyltransferase; its protein translation is MSWTFTSRLEEFPEAAAAWLRADPTRNTVPLTVLSRLRHGLWADDPTLGWLTDGGDVRGAVIHTPPYPVLLGDIPLGSVAALAETLRGRPISGVSGFKEQAEAFAAAVGLAESSRMVQRLYRLGDLRPPSSTGTSRPADEADAGWVASWMRDFMAEAEPENAGRDFLPEMRHRIAQGEMVLWVDAGRPVAMAAFSRPISGMSRIGPVYTPPGSRGRGYGSAVTHAATRAAQRAGADLLLLFTDLANPTSNSIYQNLGYRPVSDYASIAFAPPA
- a CDS encoding MDR family MFS transporter, which translates into the protein MTTTTGTPPTGFDPALRRLAALVALGAIAAILDTTIVNVAVDTLGRSFGASLSTIQWVVTGYTLALSMTIPITGWVVERFGAKTMWLTALALFAAGSLLCGLAWSAPSLIAFRVLQGVGGGLLMPVGQTMIARAAGPGRMGRAMAVVAVPAMLAPVLGPVLGGVIIDHLAWRWMFFVNLPLCGLALALAAWLMPSGGDRGAAGRLDVVGLALLSPGLAALVYGCSQAGGEDGLAGPGAVAGLAGGVALMAAFTAWSLRDGERALLDLRVFRNRPFGAAVTALFFYSAASAGLTILVPLYAQMTRGADALDAGLLIAPLGVGAIITMPPAGRLTDRLGARGVALCGLALALAGMFAYTRTDAATPAWILMGALFVVGLGHGALAPSLAAASYQGLPGAVIPAATATSNIAIRTATSLGVAVLVIVLQSRLRAAPQAPVHAFSGGFWWALVIALAAVVPAALVPRRPAT
- a CDS encoding MFS transporter — its product is MSVLTPFAPTTRGPGRTGSLPWLIVLGIVLAALNLRTAVTSVGPVLDQVSRSLGMSGVVTGLLTSLPVLCFAVFGVVTPALARRAGEHRLLLVALVALGAGLLVRVAVDSSWVFLAASVLALSGGAVGNVLIPTLVKRHFPGRAGAMMTVYTTALAVGTMLAAAATIPIERAAGGDWHVALGVWAALAAVAAVPWLALLRREPARAPGRRDAGPRALVRSRLAWAVAGYFGTQSLLAYVMFGWLAQMLQDRGFSSAGAGTCLAVFSALGIPVALAVPAVAARLANQRPMIAGFAVLYVIGFAGLLAGPSALLWPSVILVGVGMGSFPFALTLLTLRTRTAEATAALSAFGQSVGYLISGAGPIVVGVLYSATGGWTLPFVLLFAVVAAQVLTGWYAAGNRMLEDEAR
- a CDS encoding class I SAM-dependent DNA methyltransferase, whose translation is MAVGRSRPVHRAAQAEAFDKIGDRYDEAFPYKGGQIASTEWILRKLRPGARVLDVGCGTGAPTARQFIEAGCEVTGIDISPVMLSIAAQNAPEADLHLLDVVELDDTLGRFDAVAAYFSLSMLRREEIMASLLRLHEVLVPGGWLGLGMVEMDMDDAPVRVLGTPMRMTGYGRAALRAVVQEAGFSVREQMDLAYVPASENDPFEMQLFLNCRRNTF
- a CDS encoding SRPBCC family protein is translated as MSTIEHSVDVAVPVRTAYNQWTQFESFPEFMEGVESVKQIDDTRLAWTVQVAGVHREFEAEVTEQRPDERVAWRSLEEPRQAGVVTFHRITDDTTRVMLQMEFEPEGLVEQVGDKLQLVRMRVHGDLERFKKFVESKGHETGGWRGEVPAPLDGDHSAAARTAPHGDVLHGTGATAPDPAYDRAGAAYGEPVPPQPVQRDYPPETTLPAPGSGPVSPTGDPRWDDEPPLKPERLA
- a CDS encoding YndJ family protein encodes the protein MVPLVNVIIMAGMLIVVPLGLRLVDVPRAVRITWIAGAVPGAFSLWLPRGPGAVALAVPYALATAVLAAHAATRLRRRLPSPREVAVLTALAAPSVAGVSLLWERAGHPLMGFKPPILALTVAHFHYAGFAAALVAGLVCRATGERRASRAAALTVPCGTALVLAGYFVGDWAELAGAIVLTAGMWLVGLLTWTQVRRLAGDRLTGALLAVSAAVLSATMLLALSWALGEATGLPHPSIAWMAATHGVCNAAGFALCGVAAWRRLRPL
- a CDS encoding DUF11 domain-containing protein; its protein translation is MRSLRHPLAVVATAVMLAVTVVASSLFAAPALADPPEVALSLSSAQVQAGDPVTVTVTVTNVHSFTVLNAAARVFTAPAALPSYATLTGCAGAAGPCTTVTDGGGTPVGFQAPVGALSGGASATVTFTLSVAPDAAPGERTFQGELRGSNYASELVTGPVLTVLAEADAAVALTATPRLGLLVPRIEFKVRVTGNGPGAVRDATVTTTLPAGLTASPGDCAAGQGAVTCATGTVPAGSSVTRTFSVPLGLLTIGVPYTFTATRTASDPVDPVSANDSDRVRCTVVSVVLVTCD
- a CDS encoding DUF1990 family protein; translation: MDPKRYLTARPTYADVGATRARDLPPGYHHLRRRYTVGEASALGRAADALLTWRVHSALGLRPRATAPRATPGAVVVNRLGIGPLALTAPCRVIWTVEEENRAGFAYGTLPGHPECGEESFLLEAGPGGELVFTVAAFTRPGRWYSRLGWPVAVLAQSFFSGRYAAAVRRYAGGANAMEA